A window of the Sabethes cyaneus chromosome 1, idSabCyanKW18_F2, whole genome shotgun sequence genome harbors these coding sequences:
- the LOC128732488 gene encoding DNA ligase 1-like, whose amino-acid sequence MANTMEFDWDNISIGDPGMNNSGSFFYRAIKSEKQLFDPLSIKMEQIDIKQEKSEDPCSSLGSASDKSAESGGASTHQQEQQQYQIKKGLPKVHSQDTYDRAYRYAQAYEQKRQALREKENKQLQEMKKFHARPAPNFRQTVLKKENAEPKFTIPTTPKQMKPDRLKKSADNAKKQQERTKEPEPAKFRAHDAKVLKEQPFKPELPKTVLQQAPFNLRMSARLQERKQFDAELQRAKEEKARREAEERRATEERELKLLRKQKEFKANPNPFK is encoded by the exons ATGGCAAATACAATGGAATTCGACTGGGATAACATAAGCATTGGCGATCCCGGAATGAACAACTCGGGAAGCTTTTTCT ATCGAGCGATCAAGAGTGAAAAACAATTGTTTGATCCACTGTCGATCAAAATGGAACAAATTGATATTAAGCAAGAAAAATCGGAAGATCCATGTTCTAGTTTAGGTTCGGCATCGGACAAATCCGCCGAATCCGGAGGCGCAAGCACCCACcagcaggagcagcagcagTATCAGATTAAGAAGGGTTTGCCGAAGGTCCACTCGCAGGACACGTACGACCGAGCTTACCGTTATGCTCAGGCATACGAACAAAAGCGACAAGCGTTGCGCGAAAAGGAAAACAAACAGCTGCAAGAGATGAAAAAGTTTCACGCACGTCCTGCACCGAATTTTCGCCAGACGGTGCTGAAGAAGGAAAATGCCGAGCCAAAGTTTACCATTCCAACCACCCCGAAACAGATGAAACCGGATCGGCTGAAAAAGTCAGCCGATAATGCCAAAAAACAG CAAGAACGCACGAAGGAACCCGAACCAGCTAAATTTAGAGCACACGACGCCAAAGTCCTAAAGGAACAGCCATTCAAACCGGAACTTCCGAAAACGGTGCTTCAGCAGGCACCGTTTAATCTCCGCATGTCGGCTCGGCTGCAGGAACGCAAACAGTTCGATGCCGAACTGCAGCGGGCCAAAGAGGAGAAAGCACGACGCGAAGCGGAAGAACGCCGAGCCACCGAAGAACGAGAGCTTAAGCTGCTGCGCAAGCAGAAGGAATTCAAAGCCAACCCGAATCCGTTCAAGTGA
- the LOC128736724 gene encoding 40S ribosomal protein S13, with amino-acid sequence MGRMHAPGKGISQSALPYRRSVPSWLKLNADDVKEQIKKLGKKGMTPSQIGIILRDSHGVAQVRFVNGNKVLRIMKAVGLKPDIPEDLYFLIKKAVSIRKHLERNRKDIDSKFRLILIESRIHRLARYYKIKAVLPPNWKYESSTASALVA; translated from the exons ATGGGTCGTATGCACGCTCCCGGCAAGGGTATATCCCAATCGGCGCTTCCGTACCGCCGCTCGGTTCCGTCGTGGCTTAAGCTGAACGCTGACGATGTTAAGGAGCAGATTAAGAAGCTCGGCAAAAAGGGTATGACCCCGTCGCAGATCGGTATCATCCTGCGGGATTCGCACGGTGTTGCCCAGGTTCGGTTCGTCAATGGTAACAAG GTTCTGCGTATCATGAAGGCCGTCGGCCTGAAGCCCGACATCCCGGAAGATTTGTACTTCCTGATCAAGAAAGCCGTCTCGATCCGCAAGCATTTGGAACGTAACCGCAAGGACATCGACAGCAAGTTCCGACTGATTCTGATCGAGTCTCGTATTCACCGGTTGGCTCGCTACTACAAGATCAAGGCCGTACTGCCACCAAACTGGAAGTACGAATCAAGCACCGCATCGGCTCTTGTCGCCTAA